The following are encoded together in the Streptomyces flavofungini genome:
- a CDS encoding SDR family oxidoreductase translates to MGELGGGTALVTGGSRGIGRAVALRLAAEGALVAVHYGSNDAAAAKTVARIAEAGGRAFAVQARFGESGAVDRLFDGLAAGFADHGADGLDILVNNAGMHSVSSIGQLTEEEFERLLAVNVSTPVFVVQRALPLLRDGGRIVNVGSASTRIADPHQIGYTVTKAALAALGPSLANELGRRGITVNTVEPGVVLTDMIAHYAEVPEAVAALESITALGRIGRPEDVADVVGFLAGPQGRWVTGQTIDVSGGTYLGPITPG, encoded by the coding sequence ATGGGGGAACTGGGCGGTGGGACCGCACTGGTGACGGGCGGCTCACGCGGGATCGGGCGCGCGGTGGCTCTGCGGCTCGCTGCCGAGGGGGCGCTGGTCGCGGTCCACTACGGCAGCAACGACGCGGCCGCTGCGAAGACCGTGGCGCGGATCGCCGAGGCCGGCGGCCGGGCGTTCGCGGTGCAGGCCCGCTTCGGCGAGAGCGGCGCAGTGGACCGGCTGTTCGACGGGCTCGCTGCCGGGTTCGCCGATCACGGTGCGGACGGCCTGGACATCCTGGTCAACAACGCGGGCATGCACTCGGTCAGTTCGATCGGACAGCTCACCGAGGAGGAGTTCGAGCGGCTGCTGGCAGTCAACGTGAGCACGCCCGTCTTCGTGGTCCAGCGGGCGCTGCCGCTGCTGCGGGACGGCGGGCGGATCGTCAACGTGGGCTCGGCGTCCACCCGGATCGCGGACCCCCACCAGATCGGTTACACCGTCACCAAGGCGGCGCTGGCTGCCCTCGGCCCGTCGCTCGCCAACGAACTCGGCCGCCGTGGGATCACCGTGAACACGGTCGAACCCGGAGTGGTACTGACCGACATGATCGCCCACTACGCCGAGGTTCCCGAGGCCGTGGCCGCACTCGAGTCCATCACCGCGCTCGGACGGATCGGCCGGCCGGAGGACGTCGCGGACGTGGTGGGCTTCCTCGCGGGACCGCAGGGGCGCTGGGTGACCGGCCAGACCATCGACGTGTCCGGCGGCACCTACCTCGGACCGATCACGCCCGGGTGA
- a CDS encoding transposase family protein, whose amino-acid sequence MQSSLISVLSRPFEDTAAAPCPHTDPSELGTPAEVFDRLPDPRRVRGRRYRRGELLGLRLVSVLGGARSLAQTARFAGGAAPEAHHRLGLSRAAPNASTPGRLLARLDAEVAAGALPAADRAHPRPWMRTRAGDPRRVTRA is encoded by the coding sequence GTGCAATCCTCCCTGATCAGCGTCCTGTCGCGCCCCTTCGAGGACACAGCCGCCGCGCCATGTCCGCACACGGACCCCTCTGAACTGGGCACGCCCGCCGAGGTGTTCGACCGTCTCCCCGATCCACGCCGGGTACGAGGACGCCGCTACCGGCGCGGCGAACTGCTGGGGCTGCGCCTGGTCTCGGTGCTCGGTGGCGCGCGGTCGCTTGCGCAGACCGCCCGCTTCGCGGGCGGCGCGGCGCCTGAGGCGCACCACCGGTTGGGGCTCAGCCGGGCCGCCCCGAACGCCTCCACTCCTGGACGCCTGCTGGCGCGGCTGGACGCCGAAGTCGCGGCGGGCGCCCTCCCAGCCGCGGATCGGGCGCACCCCCGGCCGTGGATGAGGACCAGGGCCGGTGACCCGCGGCGGGTCACCCGGGCGTGA
- a CDS encoding helix-turn-helix transcriptional regulator gives MPSVATSTRVRVSVTATDPISREGVLSQLRRHPEVELCEDTGPATVALLVEDVLDEAALARLRRTVRTEGTRAVLIVGTVRENELLDVIECGVGAIVWRREATTHRLVQAVLTTAKGGGDLPPDLLGRLIGQVGRLHRGGAAQSGSTLGLTPREVDVVRLVAEGLDTSEIATKLSYSERTVKNVMHGLTTRLHLRNRSHAVAYALREGYI, from the coding sequence GTGCCCTCCGTGGCCACGTCGACGCGGGTCCGGGTCAGCGTCACCGCCACTGATCCGATCAGCCGCGAGGGAGTCCTCAGTCAGCTGCGGCGGCACCCCGAGGTCGAGCTGTGCGAGGACACCGGCCCCGCCACCGTCGCGTTACTCGTCGAGGACGTCCTCGACGAGGCCGCGCTCGCCCGGCTGCGGCGGACCGTGCGCACCGAGGGCACGCGTGCCGTGCTCATCGTCGGCACGGTCCGCGAGAACGAGCTCCTCGACGTCATCGAGTGCGGTGTGGGCGCCATCGTCTGGCGTCGTGAAGCCACCACGCACCGCCTGGTGCAGGCCGTCCTGACCACCGCCAAGGGCGGCGGCGACCTGCCGCCGGACCTCCTCGGCCGACTCATAGGCCAGGTGGGCCGGCTGCACCGGGGCGGCGCCGCCCAGTCCGGCAGCACCCTCGGCCTCACGCCCCGCGAGGTGGACGTCGTGCGCCTGGTCGCCGAGGGCCTCGACACCTCCGAGATCGCGACGAAGCTGTCGTACTCCGAACGCACCGTCAAGAACGTGATGCACGGCCTGACCACGCGACTCCACCTGCGCAACAGGTCGCACGCCGTGGCGTACGCGCTGCGCGAGGGCTACATCTGA
- a CDS encoding FG-GAP repeat domain-containing protein, whose translation MIAAPVAVVALTLTVGGFQASAAAGSASGGAGQSGKAAAAAACLAGATTLVGDLDGDGRPDKISNPGHTGTRMTIQWGTASGSFGAKKSVNKLLGAKPGEVATAAVADFQKDGKLDMVVNIVKPSGIDDPAKARLAQYRPGPLKRTDLGSARARHSDIGDHGEAKQLRVANYNDDAYPDIAVLNNSGDGSWDRQVRLSKRSSGPGKYRYEEQVKYGEVGTPAEPPSMPDKGWKHFYKACS comes from the coding sequence TTGATCGCCGCGCCCGTCGCGGTCGTCGCCCTCACCCTGACCGTCGGCGGCTTCCAGGCCAGTGCGGCCGCGGGGTCGGCGTCGGGCGGTGCGGGACAGTCCGGCAAGGCGGCCGCGGCCGCCGCGTGTCTGGCGGGTGCCACGACGCTGGTGGGCGACCTCGACGGTGACGGCCGCCCGGACAAGATCTCGAATCCCGGTCACACCGGCACCAGGATGACGATCCAGTGGGGCACCGCGAGCGGCTCGTTCGGCGCGAAGAAGTCGGTCAACAAGCTGCTCGGCGCGAAGCCGGGCGAGGTCGCGACCGCCGCCGTCGCCGACTTCCAGAAGGACGGCAAGCTGGACATGGTCGTCAACATCGTCAAGCCTTCCGGCATCGACGACCCCGCGAAGGCGCGCCTCGCCCAGTACCGCCCCGGCCCACTCAAGCGGACCGACCTGGGCTCCGCGCGGGCCCGGCACTCCGACATCGGTGACCACGGCGAGGCCAAGCAGCTGCGGGTCGCCAACTACAACGACGACGCGTACCCGGACATCGCGGTCCTCAACAACTCCGGTGACGGGTCCTGGGACCGGCAGGTGCGGCTGTCGAAGCGCAGCAGCGGCCCGGGCAAGTACAGGTACGAGGAGCAGGTGAAGTACGGCGAGGTCGGAACCCCGGCCGAGCCGCCGTCCATGCCGGACAAGGGCTGGAAGCACTTCTACAAGGCCTGCTCCTGA
- a CDS encoding MMPL family transporter: MFDRLAELAIRRSRLILVIAVVAVALMGAVGSGAFTKLKGGGFDDPASESTRAEKVIEDKFGGETNLLLLVRADEGRIDAPAARDNGRALVADLRKNAHLENVVSYWDTKSPTLRSEDGREAMVLAHVKGDATEFEKNAKSVIDDYSGPYKDGLSVRAGGGAAVSADMSTQVVDDLLLAEAIAIPLTLVLLLFVFGSVVAALLPLAIAVFAIAGSFAQLSILGGITDVSNTATNLTTALGLGLAIDYALLMISRFREQLAAGASVDDAVRRTVHTAGRTVAFSAATVAAALAALLVFPQYFLRSFGYAGVGVVAIAALGSLFVMPALLAALGHRVNSGKLPWPKARRSDGRAPLWGRLARTVMRRPALTALPVLAVLLLAASPLLGIAFGTPDERVLPEDAKSRQVSAALAANFDGNDDAAVHIVIDRPVAKAPLAAYATELSALDGVARVETSTGTYAGGRAEVDSPANAALGRADAQRINVVSDLEPKSDAAQSLVKNVRTLAPPAGSDPLVGGVDAELVDSKHSIGGLLPVAVGLVVLTTFVLLFLFTGSVVQPLRALVLNTLSLGATLGVMTWIFQDGNLSGLLGFTAQPMELAMTVLMFCIAFGLSMDYEVFVTSRIKELHDQGADNETAVTDGLGHTGRIVSAAACLLAVSFLAFGTAELSFMQMFGLGSGLAILIDAVAVRGVLVPAAMRLLGRSAWYAPGFLRRFHGRYGLSEAGPASAPVPSPSTAIGAGSGSGSGTNSESETGSGTESGANSETESGTGSEATAKTPYAHN; the protein is encoded by the coding sequence GTGTTTGACCGCCTGGCCGAACTGGCGATCCGCCGCTCCCGGCTGATCCTTGTCATCGCCGTCGTGGCCGTGGCCCTCATGGGTGCCGTCGGCAGCGGCGCGTTCACCAAACTGAAGGGCGGCGGCTTCGACGACCCCGCTTCCGAGTCCACCCGGGCCGAGAAGGTCATCGAGGACAAGTTCGGCGGCGAGACGAACCTGCTCCTGCTGGTCCGCGCCGACGAGGGCCGGATCGACGCCCCGGCCGCCCGGGACAACGGCCGGGCCCTTGTGGCCGACCTCAGGAAGAACGCGCACCTGGAGAACGTGGTCTCGTACTGGGACACCAAGAGCCCCACGCTCCGGTCCGAGGACGGTCGCGAGGCCATGGTGCTCGCCCATGTGAAGGGTGATGCCACAGAGTTCGAGAAGAACGCCAAGAGCGTCATCGACGACTACAGCGGTCCTTACAAGGACGGGCTCAGTGTGCGCGCCGGGGGCGGCGCCGCGGTCAGCGCCGACATGTCGACCCAGGTGGTCGACGATCTTCTGCTTGCCGAAGCCATCGCCATCCCGCTGACCCTGGTGCTGCTGCTGTTCGTCTTCGGCAGTGTGGTCGCGGCCCTGCTGCCGCTCGCCATCGCCGTCTTCGCCATCGCGGGCTCGTTCGCCCAGCTCAGCATCCTCGGGGGCATCACCGACGTCTCCAACACCGCCACGAACCTCACCACGGCCCTCGGCCTCGGCCTCGCCATCGACTACGCCCTGCTGATGATCAGCCGCTTCCGGGAGCAACTCGCGGCGGGCGCCAGCGTGGACGACGCCGTCCGCAGGACGGTGCACACCGCGGGCCGCACCGTCGCGTTCTCGGCCGCGACCGTGGCGGCCGCCCTCGCGGCGCTCCTGGTGTTCCCGCAGTACTTCCTGCGCTCGTTCGGCTACGCCGGGGTCGGTGTCGTCGCCATCGCGGCCCTCGGCTCCCTGTTCGTGATGCCCGCGCTGCTCGCGGCCCTGGGGCACCGGGTCAACAGCGGGAAGCTGCCGTGGCCGAAGGCGCGGCGCTCCGACGGGCGGGCGCCGCTGTGGGGGCGCCTTGCCCGCACCGTCATGCGCCGGCCCGCGCTCACCGCGCTGCCCGTCCTCGCGGTCCTGCTGCTCGCGGCGAGCCCGCTGCTCGGCATCGCCTTCGGCACGCCGGACGAGCGGGTGCTGCCCGAGGACGCCAAGAGCCGCCAGGTCTCCGCGGCCCTGGCGGCGAACTTCGACGGCAACGACGACGCGGCCGTGCACATCGTCATCGACCGGCCCGTGGCCAAGGCCCCGCTGGCGGCGTACGCGACCGAGCTGTCCGCTCTCGACGGTGTCGCGCGCGTCGAGACCAGCACGGGCACGTACGCCGGCGGGCGGGCCGAGGTCGACAGCCCCGCCAACGCGGCCCTCGGCCGTGCCGACGCCCAGCGGATCAACGTGGTGAGCGACCTGGAACCGAAGTCGGACGCGGCCCAGAGCCTCGTCAAGAACGTGCGGACGCTCGCCCCGCCCGCCGGTTCCGACCCCCTCGTGGGCGGTGTCGACGCCGAACTCGTCGACTCCAAGCACTCCATCGGCGGCCTGCTCCCCGTCGCCGTCGGCCTGGTCGTGCTCACCACCTTCGTCCTGCTGTTCCTGTTCACCGGCAGCGTCGTGCAGCCGCTGCGGGCCCTGGTCCTCAACACGCTCAGCCTGGGGGCGACCCTCGGCGTGATGACCTGGATCTTCCAGGACGGCAACCTCTCCGGTCTGCTCGGCTTCACCGCCCAGCCCATGGAGCTGGCGATGACCGTGCTGATGTTCTGCATCGCCTTCGGCCTCTCGATGGACTACGAGGTCTTCGTCACCAGCCGCATCAAGGAGCTTCACGACCAGGGCGCCGACAACGAGACCGCCGTCACGGACGGCCTCGGGCACACCGGCCGCATCGTCAGCGCGGCGGCCTGCCTGCTCGCCGTGAGCTTCCTCGCCTTCGGCACGGCCGAGTTGAGCTTCATGCAGATGTTCGGCCTGGGCAGTGGCCTCGCCATCCTCATCGACGCGGTCGCCGTACGCGGTGTGCTCGTCCCCGCCGCGATGCGGCTGCTCGGCCGCTCCGCCTGGTACGCGCCCGGCTTCCTGCGGAGGTTCCACGGGCGGTACGGCCTCAGCGAGGCAGGCCCCGCATCCGCGCCCGTGCCCTCGCCGTCGACCGCGATCGGGGCCGGGTCTGGGTCTGGGTCTGGGACCAACTCCGAGTCCGAGACCGGGTCCGGGACCGAGTCCGGGGCCAACTCCGAGACCGAGTCCGGGACCGGATCCGAGGCGACGGCGAAGACGCCCTACGCACACAACTAG